A window of Phragmites australis chromosome 2, lpPhrAust1.1, whole genome shotgun sequence genomic DNA:
ACCCTTTTCCCTACCTTCTTGAAACAGGTGTGATAATTCTGTGATAGAATAGAAAGGTTATACAGGCTCCTGCAATCCCACATTAACGCCGATAATCAATCTTCGCAAAGGTCTGCACTTTATAGAATACAGAGCAATGGATCCATGTGCACTTTAAAGTACAACAAACAGATAGTATAGTCTATCCAAAGCATCAACACCAAACGAGTACTTATCCAATAAAACTCACAGAGATCAGATGTAATCATAAAAATGTTTGGAATGGCTCATGAACATAGGAAAACTCCATCCCCAAAACTCATTCAGGGGGATGCacttcctctgggcgaagtgcgGTGATTGCCATTGTCTTTGTAGTCTCCCGGGCTAGGGCTACGACCGTTGGCAGCTGGACTGATGCCACTGCGCTCGTGGTCTGCCGGGCTACGGCTGTCAGCTCTCCTTGGGCTCATGCTGTGATCCGAGCCATTGCGTTCCCTTGGTGCAGGGCTCCTGCTGCCATTAGGGGTGGGGCTGCGGTTCCTCGCCTTGGATGGTGAAGGGCTCCTCCTAGGGCTGCCGCGAGGGCTCCTCTTAGGGCTGCGGCTGTCGCGAGGGCTCCTAGGGCTGCGGCTGTCACGAGGGCTCCTCCTAGGGCTGCGGCTGTCACGAGGACTTATCGATCGCCTTTCGTCTCGGCTATCCCTCCTTGGAGATCGTGAGCGGCTATGTAAAGGAAACAATACACCATCAGTGCTTGGTATGAATTACACAAACATGAACATGAGGGGAGGGGGAGAAACAACCAAAGCACAAGATTAATCAAATTAAGAATTATGTTATATATTAAAAGTGAGAACTAGAAATTTATGCCAAATCAGCATGTACTTTTATTTCATATCAAATCACTCAAAAGATATTTCGAGCATTGTCAGCATTTTAGTAAGATGTACCCAAGTATTAATGGCAGCCAATTGGATATGCCAAACCAAAATGTCAAATTAAGGAATGATAAATATACCTGTAGCTCCTGCTGTAACTCCTATCACGACCCCTTCCACGACGAGGGGATGGGGATCTTGAGTAACTTCTTTCACGCCTGTTTTTATAAAGAGTTAAAGACAACTTACTTCCAGATATGATCTAGCTGTAACAAAGAAGAAACCTCACAGGAAATACCTTAGATTCTTAGGGCTGTTCTGACAGTCCCTTTCTATATGGCCTCTATCTCCACAACGATAGCACCTGTTTTTCCAGTCACCAGCTTTGCAGTCACGGGCCCAGTGCCCATCAATCCCACAGTTAAAGCAGCGACCAGAACCAGGAGGAGGTCCCCTGCCCATATCACGGGATCCTCCTGAGCCACGTGGAACCTAAATCGGAATGAAAATTGTATTTAGATGGAGTAAAATAATAATGTAGTAGCATCAAAGAATgtcagcaaaagaaaaaaataaaggaaaattgATGAAAAAAGATTAGATTACCCCTCTAGCAAATTCAACAGTCATGCGGCTTCCATCAAACTCCCGTCCATCAAGGTTGTACCTTGCGTCGTCAGCATCCCGGGGATCACTATACTCCTGCCATGTGATACGGCAAACAAAAAAGGTAGCCTCATATGTGAAAAATGCAAATGATCTATCTAGTTGACAAGATAACTCATGAGCAAAAATAAAGAAGTTGAGCAAGAATGTTTACTTACAACAAATGCAAATTCATGCTTCATATCCACGTAACGCACTCTGCGGAAATGGTTTCCAGAAACAGTAacaccatcaagaagcaagTAGAGAAATGCATCACCGACCAGAAGGAACTAAACACCAGTCATGACTGCGATTTCCACAAAACAggcaatatatttttttcaaaagaatcgCCAAAGTCTGCTAGAAACTTTGGGAGAACTGCCAGCAATTCCACCAAGGGCACCCTCCCACCATGGACACCGAGGTTGGGTAAGCCCCCAAAACCTTCAACAAGATCATCCAAGTTAAACCATGAAGGGCGTGTGGACAGCTAATGGTAACAGAAACAATGGGGGGAAACAATGCCGAGCATAAAAGCACACTGCAGGCTTAGACATATTGCATCAGAAGTCGATGCCCCAAGGAACCATGTGGATGCCAATGTCGACAGGTAACAAAGAGAAACTGAAGAGGCACCTCTAAAGATTTGTTCCATATTTTCCAAAAGAGGGAAGCAAAGAACAAAAGTATTTTTCACATTAAGTTATCACAAACCTAAAATTCATGTGCAACGGATGAAACCAAAAGAAAATGGTTACACAATTGACCATGCTATGAACCTGTAACTTAATATGTATTATACTATGCAGGAACATGTCCAATAGGTATCAATTCAATCATATGGGAAGGATATGTATTGTACTAATACcatgaaagaaaaacaaagtTGCTTCCTTAAACTAAGGATCCAGCCTGACAGAATAAACAGTTTCCAAGGTAATTTCACAGGCCTTCTGCTACTTCCTGTGAAGCTCCCGCAATCCAAACAGTTTCTAAATTATTCATACTTTTTATGGAAATAGCTTATGCGATAAGCCGAGGGTCTTCCGTTATCCAATGCCAAGGGCCATCTGCTATCCAATGGATACTTATCATCACAATTGCACAAATGTTTAGGTTAAGTTTGAAAAGCATGTCTTTTTTGCACTAGCTAAATAGTATAACTAGTTCCACAACTTGGTCGAAACATataacaacacaaagcaaaagcAGTCTTGACTCGTCGAAAGAAATATGCTCCACATCGAGTACATGAGACACTTCAGATTTAGACTCAACGTGCTAACCTCCCATATCTGCCAAAAAGGTCTTCAAGGTCACGTGTTCTGGTACGAGAGGAGAGACGACCCACGTAGAGCCTTGTGTTACCACCGTAACGATCATCGTAGCGAGGCATCTTGACTGAACCTGCACGTAACCAAAACCATCAAGCAAAGAAGCAGGAAAGTACAACAAGTACATATGATATAACTGCACGTAACCTAGCATAAACTTAATACGACTAGCACCCATCAACACCAAAGCATCCCACAATGTACTCAAAATCACAATTTCTTCTTGCACTATACTGACATGGACAAAGGCCAATTGTAGTGCTACATACGATCACAAAATctgaaacaaatagaccctAGGACCTACTACGATTCCAGATCCCCTTTCGCGCATTGCAAACAAAATTGCACCGAATCGAGACGGCCTTCGCTATTTCCTCAGattcaaacaaaataaaattacgAACTGAATCACATAAACAAACGAATCGCAAACCTAACAAGTACAGTCTAGTCGCCTTAACATTTCCACCGCATCCCAAATTACATGCACAGGAGACGAGGAATCAGcacaaactaaaaaaaaaaaccacaaaaCCGACGATATACTAC
This region includes:
- the LOC133896747 gene encoding serine/arginine-rich splicing factor RS2Z33-like isoform X2 encodes the protein MPRYDDRYGGNTRLYVGRLSSRTRTRDLEDLFGRYGRVRYVDMKHEFAFVEYSDPRDADDARYNLDGREFDGSRMTVEFARGVPRGSGGSRDMGRGPPPGSGRCFNCGIDGHWARDCKAGDWKNRCYRCGDRGHIERDCQNSPKNLSRSRSPRRDSRDERRSISPRDSRSPRRSPRDSRSPRSPRDSRSPKRSPRGSPRRSPSPSKARNRSPTPNGSRSPAPRERNGSDHSMSPRRADSRSPADHERSGISPAANGRSPSPGDYKDNGNHRTSPRGSASP
- the LOC133896747 gene encoding serine/arginine-rich splicing factor RS2Z33-like isoform X1, whose amino-acid sequence is MPRYDDRYGGNTRLYVGRLSSRTRTRDLEDLFGRYGRVRYVDMKHEFAFVEYSDPRDADDARYNLDGREFDGSRMTVEFARGVPRGSGGSRDMGRGPPPGSGRCFNCGIDGHWARDCKAGDWKNRCYRCGDRGHIERDCQNSPKNLRRERSYSRSPSPRRGRGRDRSYSRSYSRSRSPRRDSRDERRSISPRDSRSPRRSPRDSRSPRSPRDSRSPKRSPRGSPRRSPSPSKARNRSPTPNGSRSPAPRERNGSDHSMSPRRADSRSPADHERSGISPAANGRSPSPGDYKDNGNHRTSPRGSASP